The sequence AGCGACATCTAATAAGAAATCTTCAATATTTGTATAGTCAATTTCGCGTAGCCGTTCTAATTGTGTGTCAGCATCAACTAATTTATATTTTAAATCTTTTTTACCAATATATTCTTCAATCTGAGCTTTAGCGGTTTTAATTTTCTCCAAGTTTTGTGTTTTTAAATCACCACTTGTTTCAACTAATTCTTTTTTTAAGTATTTCCGAATTTTTTGGACAGCGGATGAAGTTTTGGCAATCACTAATCAGGAATGATTTGGTTTTTGGGTCACTGATGTTTTAATATCAACAACATCTCCTGATTTTAAGACGGTTGCAATTGGGGAAAATAACCCATTAATTTTGGCCCCAATTGTTTTTTCCCCAATTTCAGAGTGGATTTTATAGGCAAAGTCTAATACTGTTGAACCAAATGGTAATGTCACAACTTTCCCGTTGGGAGTTAAAACATAAACTAACGAAGCAAAAATATCATTTTGAATAATTTCTTCCATTACTTGGTCAGGCTTATAAACTTCTTGCTGTATTTCATCGCGTTCATGAACGGTTAAATTTTCAAGGTCTAAAATTCGCTTGAAAATATCTAGCCGATCATCAATGTCTTTTTGTTTTTTCTGCACATCATAATTTTCGCCTTCTTTATAGCGTCAGTGGGCAGCTACCCCTTGTTCAGCAATTTCATCCATTTCTTCTGTCCTAATTTGAACTTCAAAAATTGAACCATCTTCAGCGGCAATTGTTGTATGTAAAGATTGATATAAATTATGTTTTGGCGTGGCAATATAATCTTTAAAACGGTTATTTAATGGGGTATATTGTTGATGAACAAACCCTAATACTTTATAACAGTCGTCAATTGAATTAGTAATAATTCTTACCGCTAAGATGTCATGAATATCATCAAAATTCTTTCCAAACTGATTCATTTTTCGATGAATTGAATAAATTGATTTACTGCGACCATAAATCTTAACATCCATTTTTTTCTGGTTAATTAAAATGTCTTTCAATTCCTCAATTTTTTTGTTAATAGTATTTTCCCGTTCTTTATTACTTGTTTCTAATAAAGTAATAATTTTATTATATTCTTGCGGGTTTAAAATTTTAAATGATAAATCTTCAATCTCTGATTTTACTGCCTTCATCCCTAAACGATGGGCAATCGCTGAATAAATTTCTAAACTTTCTTTAGCAATAATTTGTTGGCGTTCAGGGGATAAAAAATTAATTGTTCGTAAATTATGTAAACGATCAGCTAATTTAATAATAATTACCCGAATATCTTTCGCCATTGATAAATAAAGCTTTCGTAAATATTGGGCTTTAATTTGGGTACGATTTTCTTTTGCAAAATAACTAACTTTTGTTACTGCTTCAACTAAATTAGTAATTTCAAGGCCGAACAGTTTTTGCATTTCTTCATAAGTCGCAGGGGTGTCTTCAAAAACATCATGTAATAATCCGGCAATTAAAGTTTTTGGCCCCATTTTTCATTGGGCTAAAAAAAAGGTTGTTCATAATGGATGAATAATATAAGGTGCCCCACTTTTACGAATTTGGCCACGATGTTTTTCTTCGGCAAATTCATAAGCTTTCACAATTTCATTTAAACTCTTTTCATCTTTAATATAGAGTTTAATTTGTGCTAAGACATCTTCAAATTTTATATTCTGATCCACTATAAACACCTCTTTTACTTACATAACAATAGCGTTTATAATTATATACTTATTTAGCTTAATATTCAACTAATGATGTTGTTGAATATTTTAATAACCCTGAATCTTTTGGTACGGAAGTTAAATTAATTAAAAATCCTAAACCAACAACCGTTGCTCCTTGTTCTTCCACTAAGTCACAAATTGCTTTAACAGTCCCCCCAGTGGCAAGAACATCATCAATAATCAAAACCCGATCATTTGGTTTGATTGCATCAAGATGCATTTCTAACATATTTTCGCCATATTCTAAACTATAATTTTTGCGAACAACAGTCCGGGGTAACTTTCCTGGTTTACGAACAGGGACAAAACCAACATTACTATTAAAACTAACCGCCGGCCCGAACAAGAAACCTCTTGCTTCAGGGGATAAAATTACGGTTGGTTTTAATTGTTTTACCAACTGGCTAAATTCCTCAATTACGTAGTGAAAAGCACCAGCATCATTCAATAATGGGGTAATATCTTTAAAACTAATACCTGGGGTCGGAAAGTCAGGAACATTAACAATATATTTTTTTAAATCAATCATTTTGATGCTCTCCTTAATCATTTATCCCGATGACAATTTGTTCATCAATTTCAACTCGTTGTGAGTCTAAGTAATTTTTTACCCGAATTTTATTTAAGGCACGGTATTTTTCTAATGATACTCAAATTGGAATTCCAATTAACAATGTTGCAAACATTCCAAAGAAAATTCCTAAGAAAATTACCAAGTTAAAGCCAAATAAACTTCCTGAAAATGCTGCTAATACTAATAATAATGAACCTAAAATAATTAATAATGTTAAACAATGTTTAAACATTTGTTTAATTGTAATATTAGCAATTTTTTGTAAAAAGTTATTTGCTAGATCATACTGATGGAACTCTTTATTAATTACTTTTATTTCTTTTTTATTTTTCTTTTTAATTTCAGCCGCTTGAGTTTTAATCGCTTTAATTTGCGCTTTAAAAGTCTCTTTAAATTCGCCACGTTTTAATTCCGGGTTTGCTAAACGTAAGGCTTTAATTTCAGCTTTGACATACTGTTTTGGTTCATTACGTAGTTTTTTAACTGCGTTATGATGTTTTGACATATAATTAAAGAATTTTTCGTATTCAACATTATTAACTGTTCGTTTATTTTGTTTTGCTCGAGCCATAATAATTGTTCCAATTGCCATCGCAAAACCAAAAATAGCAATAAAGGCAACCAACATTTCAAAAGTAATTAAAATTTGGAAAATAATCGCGATTGAAACTGTAATTGATAAAGCAAATAAACTTCCTAAAACAATTCCAACAAACTGCGCTCAATCTAAACGGAATAATGTATAAACAAAAATACATAAAATTCCAATTGCAAAACTAATTAGGGTAATAATTAAAGCTTTTACTTCCATAATTGGATTAGTTTGATACATATTAATTCCGCTATCTTCTGCTGATGCTCCATAATATGAAGCAATTGAAGCTAATAATGCTCGGGCATAGTTAGAACCAGTAATATTTGTACTTACAACTAAAACTTTTGTATCATTTAAACGTTTAATTGTATATAAGTTATAAGTAAATTTCGTTTTTATTTTATGTTCACGAATGATGGTATCAAGATGGTTAGCTAAATCTGCTTTGGCTTTTTCTTCATTTTCATGATCTTGTCAATATTCGCTTCCAATTGTGATTTCTGTTCCTTTTTTAATTGAACTATCAAAATTAGCGGCTCCTGTTAAAGCAATAATAATTGCGGCAATAACTAAAATCAATCCAGCAATTGGTGTTCATTTTGAAAAGTGGTAAAAACGCGCTGTTAGTTTTTTTGGTTTTTTACTTTTTTTCAAACTATCATTAATTGGAGTTTCTGTCCCCACCACATCACTTTTTGCTGGGGTTTCACTTCCAACTACTGTTGCTGTTGCTGTTGCTGTTGCTAATAATTTATCATCGCTATGATAAGAATACCCGTTTTTTTTCTTTTTCAAAATTAATTTATTAAATGAATATTGGGGAATATCTAATCACTTAAATTTTTCTTGTCAACGTAATTTAATTACAACTCAATATAATAATCGTGCAACAGCAAAGACCATTACCATTGCAATAATTAAGTTAACTAATAAAATTGTTGCAAACGATTTAATATTATTTGTTCCAACTCAGAATAAAGATAATCCTAAAATAATTAACACAACAACTGCATCAACAAATAAGGCAATTGTTTGTTTATTAGCAATCTTAACCGCTGGTTCATAGGGAACACCATTTTCATAACGTTCACGCTTATAGCGAGAATAAAATAGAATATTTCCTTCTAATCCGATTCCAAAAGCAATAATTAATGCTGAAATACTTTCAGGAGAAATTTGAACCCCTAGTAATGATGAAAAATATAGCGTTAAAATAATCGTAAAGGCTAATGTTAAAACGCCAATAAAACCAAATAAACGATAGTAAACTATTAGATAAACAAAGATTGCTAACGTTAAAACGCCAAGAATTACCATTGAAATAATAAAGATTGGTTGTGATACAACTGGATCAATTTCACGGTATCCCGAAATTACAAAGGCATAACCACTTAGCCCACCATTAATTAAGTTACTAATTTGTTTTGCTTCGGTCGCAGTTGTTGTTTGAATTGTATTTGAGTTAGCCCCTGCTCCAACCCCTTTATTAATTGAATCTCAGTTAATTAAATATTTTTTATATTTATCTGTTAATTTTTTTGAATAGTCAATAATCTGTTTTAATTTTGGACGAATTGGATCAAGATAAATATTTGAAATTGCCGCTTTATCGTTTGGATCAATAATTAAATCATTATGTTTAACATCCTGAAAAGTAAATTTCTCACTTTTCATAACTTCAACTAACTGGGCTCCAAATAATGAAGTTGTTAAGAGATTATCGCGTTTTGTGCTAGATGTTCCAGCATCATAATATTCAAAATTAAAAATTTTTAAAACATTATTATCGGCAGCTAAACTTAACTGATTAAAAGCAGTACGAATAATTTCAATATTATCAGTATCATGGCGTAAATCATCAATAAATTGACCAATATCCGTTCAAATATACAATGGTTGTGCATTACCTTGTTCTGGTGTTAGTGAATTAATAATTTCATTTCACTTAACTTGGTCTTTGATTTGTAAAGTAATAACTGGATTACGAGCTTGGTCAACCCCTGTTGTTGAGCCCGAAATAACATCACTTAATGGTGTTCTTTCATTATCTTTAACCAATAAATCTTTTCCTGTACTATCAGTTAAATAAATTGCTCCTAAACGTTGAATATTATTAATTAAATCATTAAAATTAGTGAAATTATTTTTACCAATCATGACTTCAACACTATGTTTCCCTAATGTTTGTAAATATAAATTAGAATTATTTAAAGGGTCTAACTTGGCTTTCAATAATTCTAAACCTTTTTCACTATTTCCATTTGGAGTATTAGGGTCAGGATTAGTTACGGAATGATCATAAACATCAACTTGAACTTGGTATCCACCAGAATAAGCTATCCCCGTTTTGTACTGATAACGGAAATTATCGGCAGAAAAAAAAGAACCAACAATAATAGCAACAGCAAATAAAACTAATATTGAAATTCGAGCAATTAATTTAGTAATTTTTTTCTTATCAACTGGGCTTTTCTTAGTTTTTTTTGTTTGTTCTACCTGTTGCACTATTTTAACACCACAATTCTTTCTTTTTTGATTTTGCTATTTATATTGTACACTATAATTAAAATTATTTCTTAAACATATCTTCAAATTCTTCTAAAGAAATATTTTTGTCCATCACTTTTTGGTTATTCATAAATTCAATAATCCGGTTAATTTTAATATTAAAAATATAAAATGCCCCTTCACTAACATCTGTAATTTTTCGATCAGGTAATATTACTTGTAATAAATAATTAGTTACATCAAGCTCGCTAATATTTGCGTTAATTAGTTTTAGCTCAATTGTTTTTAAACTAATCATTTTTTGCAAATACTTGCTAAGTTGGCGTTCATTAAGTTGTTTATTTTCTTCCATATAATCACCTTATGTTATTTCATTTTATATTATAAACTAACTTCTTTTAAAAATTAACTATTTTCAAATTTTTTAAAATTTATTTTTTGTAAAAAGCCCTGCCCTTTTACAGTTATTACGCGACCCCGGTTTGTTTTTTCCAAAAATCCTAGCTTTAATAACAGCGGTTCAACACTATTAGTAATATTTACCACTGGTTCATTTAAAACTTGGGCAATCATATCAATCCCTGTTGGCTTATTACCAAAAGTATTATTAATAATCGATAAATAGTTAATTTCTAATTTACTGATTCCCCCAAGATAAATTTGTAAATTTTTAAAAACAACTTTAATCAAAACAATTGTGATTATTTTACAGTTTGTTGTTAAGGCGTAGTCATAAATCCTTTTAAACAAATTGATGGCAATCCGAGGATTAAAACGGCTATGTTGGGCAATAAAATATGCTTCTGGCATTCCTAATTTAATTGTTTGTTGTTGGGCACAATTAAAAATTATTTGTTGCAAGTCAGCTAGCGTATAATTATTCATTGTTAAATTAATGGGAAAACGTTGAATTAAGGGTTGGGATAAATGATAAAGATTTGTAGTTGCTCCTATTAAGGTAAATTTTGGTAAAGGAATATTAATATTTTTACTATTATAATCTTTGCCAATAATTAAATTTAAAGTATTATCTTCTAAGACAGGATATAATAACTCACTAACTTCTTTACTTATCGCATGAATTTCATCAATAAAAACAACCTCAAAATCTTTTAATTGCGTTAAAACACATATTAAATCACTCGGTTTTTGCAGATTTGGACCATGTAAAATATGGGTTTTTGTTTTTAACATCACCCCTATTAAATAGGCTAAACTAGTTTTCCCAACACCAGCTGGACCAGAAAGCAAAATGTGATCAACAGCGCGGTTTTCTAATTGACTAGCAGTAATCGTAATTTGTAAATTAGTTTTAAGATCTTCTTGGCCAATATATTGTTCTCAAGAAGTTGGGCGAAAATTAGCTTTGCCCATTATTTGCACTGATTTGCTTTAACACAGCCGTTAAATATTGTTCCAAATTACTCTGCTCGGGAAGCGCATTTAACGCCCGGTAAATTATTGGTAGTGAATACCCTAGTTTTTTTAAGCAGTCAATCATACTATTTTGAATATTATTATAGCTTTTCCGAAAATAAATTTTTTGTAATGTTGTCATGATTAAACGAGCACTGTGATTTTTTAACCCTTTCAATTGGCATAATTCTTCAATCGCGCCATTTTTAATCATTCCTAAAAGTTGTTCAACACTTAATTGTTGTAAAACTAAACAAGCTGTTTTGACACCAATTGAGGGAATCATTAGTAAATCTAAAAATAGTTTTCGCGTCTCTAAAGTTAAAAACCCATATCATTGGTAATTAACATAATCATTGTTAACTAATGTTGTATAAAATTGATAAGATTCATTTGTTTTAATTTTAAGCGGTTTGTAAGTAATAATCATAATTTCATAACCTTGATTATTAACATCTAGCCATACTTTTTGACTAGCAACATTTTGAACTATTCCTGTTAAATAATTAAACATTATCTTACTCCTTTCAGATAATAATTATCACAACGATCATTTATTTCCTCTAAATAAAAAAAGACTTATTCTTGTCTTTTTTTTCCGTAACTAATAAAAGTTTTTAGCAAACTTGTCATTTTTAATAAGTCATTATAATTTTTATCAATAATTTCATTTAAATGTTCTGCTTGATATTGTTGCAAATTTTGATAAAGATTTTTTTTATCATATGAATAAAAACCATCCAAGCGCCGTCAAATATTATCTCAGTACTGACGATCATTATTGGCCGGACGTAACATAATTTGATATAACTCATCAAAGCGTAAAAACTGGTCAATTTGTTTAACTTTCAAAGGGGTTGAATCTTCGCCCAGATACAGCTGAAATAAAGTTTGATTTGCATATAAATCATAAATATCAATTATTGTTAATTTTTTTAATCGAAATCAGCGCGGTCAACGTTTCGTCATTACAGTAATTAATTCTTGTTCTAATTCTTTACCCAGAACTAACAATGTTTGAATATTATGTTTACGAACTAGTTTAGTAAGAAAAAGGGCAAATGATTTAAAACTATGTAGTTTTTTATCATTTATATTTCAATTTAAATGATAGTGATATGCCATTAATTCATCCAAAGGTTTTTTTAATAAGGTTGTTGGGTTAAGAATAACATTAACACCAACTAAAAAAGGTTTAGCGTTACATTCTTTTAGATGATCATAATCCTTATAATCTTTTTTAAAATGATACGCTTCAAAATCAAGGGCCAAAATTGGAAATTGCCATTGTTTTATTAGCGCCGCAATTTTACCTTGATCATATTTAATTAATAAATCATCTTTTCTTTCGTCTTGCATCTGTCTTGTTCATTTCTTGTTTTTTTAATTATATCAAATTAACCTTAAATTACCGCAAATTGCCCAGTTAAATATTTACTATCTAATAACTGTTCAAAGCTTCCAATCCCAATATAGCGATATAACTTTAATTTTAAATTTGGATAACTTAAATTAATCTTATTTTGTAAAAATAAATATTTTTTAATTTCCTTATTTTCCATATCTTTAACAATTTTATGATTAATTGTCATTTTTTCGGGTACCGATCAATAAAATTTTTGCTGTTGGTCATCATAACCTGTTAACTTCCCATAACCTTGGCCATCTTCATCCGCTAAAATAACTTGATAATGATTATCAAAAGTTAAATATCCCGCTTGAAAAGCAATAATTCGTAATGCCCCACGGTTCAATAAAAAATTTGTTCGACCAATTATTGCTAAA is a genomic window of Spiroplasma syrphidicola EA-1 containing:
- a CDS encoding RelA/SpoT family protein, with the translated sequence MDQNIKFEDVLAQIKLYIKDEKSLNEIVKAYEFAEEKHRGQIRKSGAPYIIHPLWTTFFLAQWKMGPKTLIAGLLHDVFEDTPATYEEMQKLFGLEITNLVEAVTKVSYFAKENRTQIKAQYLRKLYLSMAKDIRVIIIKLADRLHNLRTINFLSPERQQIIAKESLEIYSAIAHRLGMKAVKSEIEDLSFKILNPQEYNKIITLLETSNKERENTINKKIEELKDILINQKKMDVKIYGRSKSIYSIHRKMNQFGKNFDDIHDILAVRIITNSIDDCYKVLGFVHQQYTPLNNRFKDYIATPKHNLYQSLHTTIAAEDGSIFEVQIRTEEMDEIAEQGVAAHWRYKEGENYDVQKKQKDIDDRLDIFKRILDLENLTVHERDEIQQEVYKPDQVMEEIIQNDIFASLVYVLTPNGKVVTLPFGSTVLDFAYKIHSEIGEKTIGAKINGLFSPIATVLKSGDVVDIKTSVTQKPNHSWLVIAKTSSAVQKIRKYLKKELVETSGDLKTQNLEKIKTAKAQIEEYIGKKDLKYKLVDADTQLERLREIDYTNIEDFLLDVANDEYTIEEAVNLIYYDPDTNQNQKILKKLQDKKYKKAQLKDDIIVQGITSIKVIISQCCLPIPYEDIVGYVSKSEGIKVHLKECHNIQSEDKQERQVDVVWNELVCKNKQYDCGIRIEAIDRPALLADITKVLSHLNASIQMINANTSSDLMTISIKLIIKVANVDRLRQIRSSLLSIPDIKTVERILM
- a CDS encoding adenine phosphoribosyltransferase, with product MIDLKKYIVNVPDFPTPGISFKDITPLLNDAGAFHYVIEEFSQLVKQLKPTVILSPEARGFLFGPAVSFNSNVGFVPVRKPGKLPRTVVRKNYSLEYGENMLEMHLDAIKPNDRVLIIDDVLATGGTVKAICDLVEEQGATVVGLGFLINLTSVPKDSGLLKYSTTSLVEY
- a CDS encoding protein translocase SecDF, variant type, coding for MQQVEQTKKTKKSPVDKKKITKLIARISILVLFAVAIIVGSFFSADNFRYQYKTGIAYSGGYQVQVDVYDHSVTNPDPNTPNGNSEKGLELLKAKLDPLNNSNLYLQTLGKHSVEVMIGKNNFTNFNDLINNIQRLGAIYLTDSTGKDLLVKDNERTPLSDVISGSTTGVDQARNPVITLQIKDQVKWNEIINSLTPEQGNAQPLYIWTDIGQFIDDLRHDTDNIEIIRTAFNQLSLAADNNVLKIFNFEYYDAGTSSTKRDNLLTTSLFGAQLVEVMKSEKFTFQDVKHNDLIIDPNDKAAISNIYLDPIRPKLKQIIDYSKKLTDKYKKYLINWDSINKGVGAGANSNTIQTTTATEAKQISNLINGGLSGYAFVISGYREIDPVVSQPIFIISMVILGVLTLAIFVYLIVYYRLFGFIGVLTLAFTIILTLYFSSLLGVQISPESISALIIAFGIGLEGNILFYSRYKRERYENGVPYEPAVKIANKQTIALFVDAVVVLIILGLSLFWVGTNNIKSFATILLVNLIIAMVMVFAVARLLYWVVIKLRWQEKFKWLDIPQYSFNKLILKKKKNGYSYHSDDKLLATATATATVVGSETPAKSDVVGTETPINDSLKKSKKPKKLTARFYHFSKWTPIAGLILVIAAIIIALTGAANFDSSIKKGTEITIGSEYWQDHENEEKAKADLANHLDTIIREHKIKTKFTYNLYTIKRLNDTKVLVVSTNITGSNYARALLASIASYYGASAEDSGINMYQTNPIMEVKALIITLISFAIGILCIFVYTLFRLDWAQFVGIVLGSLFALSITVSIAIIFQILITFEMLVAFIAIFGFAMAIGTIIMARAKQNKRTVNNVEYEKFFNYMSKHHNAVKKLRNEPKQYVKAEIKALRLANPELKRGEFKETFKAQIKAIKTQAAEIKKKNKKEIKVINKEFHQYDLANNFLQKIANITIKQMFKHCLTLLIILGSLLLVLAAFSGSLFGFNLVIFLGIFFGMFATLLIGIPIWVSLEKYRALNKIRVKNYLDSQRVEIDEQIVIGIND
- the ruvB gene encoding Holliday junction branch migration DNA helicase RuvB; the protein is MGKANFRPTSWEQYIGQEDLKTNLQITITASQLENRAVDHILLSGPAGVGKTSLAYLIGVMLKTKTHILHGPNLQKPSDLICVLTQLKDFEVVFIDEIHAISKEVSELLYPVLEDNTLNLIIGKDYNSKNINIPLPKFTLIGATTNLYHLSQPLIQRFPINLTMNNYTLADLQQIIFNCAQQQTIKLGMPEAYFIAQHSRFNPRIAINLFKRIYDYALTTNCKIITIVLIKVVFKNLQIYLGGISKLEINYLSIINNTFGNKPTGIDMIAQVLNEPVVNITNSVEPLLLKLGFLEKTNRGRVITVKGQGFLQKINFKKFENS
- the ruvA gene encoding Holliday junction branch migration protein RuvA; its protein translation is MFNYLTGIVQNVASQKVWLDVNNQGYEIMIITYKPLKIKTNESYQFYTTLVNNDYVNYQWYGFLTLETRKLFLDLLMIPSIGVKTACLVLQQLSVEQLLGMIKNGAIEELCQLKGLKNHSARLIMTTLQKIYFRKSYNNIQNSMIDCLKKLGYSLPIIYRALNALPEQSNLEQYLTAVLKQISANNGQS